The following are encoded together in the Clostridium sp. BJN0013 genome:
- a CDS encoding TolC family protein gives MNKIKILATAVVLSFCTSTMAFAQGNTLDIDSLISNNIDSTYKVKNADISIRQAQNSYNKAVKNAGSSGSQLNGDLSSSERYQLMKTIANAPKEAKFSIYKYTNEKEVAKNEVKLAAYTEYQTVMNSKDSLDLQQQEFSNAEEQYKSAQLKLNLGIMSQADVKQAEISYYDAKAQLNKAQREYDLQIMNLNKVFDIDVYVKYDVLLKDKITESPYIRSYDDYVNDALKNRAEILNNQENINLQKFEFNIIRGVYPSKYDAMYKIGQYNVEQANDTLDLNKITITTEINNLYNDLQVKSKMLDSKKDTFALAQRNYDTALAKYNAGVLSKIDFDSQSVNLKSAQNDLKSLQRDIWMAQFKLNLACGIGSDTSKIIN, from the coding sequence ATGAATAAGATTAAAATACTTGCTACTGCAGTTGTTCTGAGTTTTTGTACAAGTACTATGGCTTTTGCACAGGGAAATACCTTAGATATTGACAGTTTGATAAGTAACAATATTGACAGTACTTATAAAGTTAAAAATGCTGATATTTCAATACGGCAGGCCCAGAATTCTTATAATAAGGCTGTAAAGAATGCCGGCAGTTCTGGCAGTCAACTTAATGGAGATTTATCAAGTTCTGAAAGATATCAACTTATGAAAACTATAGCAAATGCCCCTAAGGAGGCTAAATTTTCTATCTACAAATATACTAATGAAAAAGAAGTTGCTAAAAATGAAGTTAAATTAGCAGCTTATACAGAATATCAAACTGTTATGAATAGTAAAGATAGCCTGGATTTACAGCAGCAAGAATTTAGTAATGCAGAGGAACAGTATAAAAGTGCACAGCTAAAATTAAATTTGGGAATTATGTCACAGGCAGATGTAAAACAGGCAGAGATATCTTATTATGATGCAAAAGCTCAGCTTAATAAAGCTCAAAGAGAATATGATCTTCAGATTATGAATTTAAATAAGGTGTTTGATATAGATGTATATGTAAAATATGATGTACTTCTAAAGGATAAAATTACAGAATCCCCCTATATAAGAAGTTATGATGATTATGTAAATGATGCACTTAAAAATAGGGCGGAAATTTTAAATAATCAGGAAAATATTAATTTACAAAAATTTGAATTTAATATTATAAGAGGAGTATATCCATCTAAATATGATGCTATGTATAAAATTGGACAGTATAATGTGGAGCAGGCAAATGACACTTTAGATTTGAACAAGATAACTATAACTACTGAGATAAATAACCTTTACAATGATTTGCAAGTTAAATCTAAAATGCTGGATTCTAAAAAAGATACTTTTGCATTAGCACAGAGAAATTATGATACTGCTCTGGCAAAGTACAATGCAGGAGTATTGAGTAAAATAGATTTTGATTCACAGTCTGTAAATCTTAAATCTGCCCAAAATGACTTAAAATCACTTCAAAGAGATATATGGATGGCACAGTTTAAACTAAATCTTGCCTGCGGTATTGGAAGTGACACATCAAAAATTATTAATTGA
- a CDS encoding cell wall-binding repeat-containing protein has translation MKKAIGLAVSIALMFCMSNIAYAKTTYNVTRFAGLDRYKTSLKISNNFQQGNLQNIILASGRDFPDALGGSVLSKKYNAPILLINTDLSENSDAIEYIKNHVDKSGTLYALGGTASISDEFLNYMKQSGYKNITRLGGKNRFDTNKSVINSMKVEKGTPIVIANGWGFADALSISSVAASRGYPILMTGDAYLPEETKSLISDINPSDVYIIGGQGSVKDGVINQLKSLVPSLKDNNIIRVDGQTRYDTSLNICKYFNLDTDTAVLASGANFPDALSGSALASKLNAPVILTDGSDISNQKTFIDEKAYKNIILLGGIGSIDLPVEYLLKDPSAVPQLEKDYINNLKSHCESYKSENSNASNQLTQVYNDIISIMTNLDSASSIDEVSQELEQLIQSFQQGSSYLSTYKNNLTTLRDEVSNLSIPEGLETLNKQYLDSIDVEIGTINTSLNYTNNCTDILISLKDAVDNSDLGKIDTEVNKLEELSKDTEDSLDITNESSGIDSLYTRLTTSLNNLGIENK, from the coding sequence ATGAAAAAAGCAATAGGATTGGCTGTGTCAATAGCTTTGATGTTTTGTATGTCCAATATTGCCTATGCCAAAACTACATACAATGTGACGAGATTTGCTGGTTTGGACAGATATAAAACTTCTTTAAAAATTTCAAACAACTTTCAACAGGGAAATTTGCAGAATATAATACTTGCCAGTGGAAGAGATTTTCCAGATGCATTAGGCGGAAGTGTTTTATCTAAAAAATATAATGCTCCCATACTTCTTATAAATACTGATTTAAGTGAAAATTCCGACGCCATAGAGTACATAAAAAACCATGTAGATAAGTCTGGAACTCTATACGCTTTAGGAGGCACTGCATCAATAAGTGACGAATTCCTAAACTACATGAAACAGTCAGGTTACAAAAATATTACAAGGCTTGGAGGAAAAAATAGATTTGACACCAACAAATCTGTAATAAATTCCATGAAAGTGGAAAAGGGAACTCCTATAGTTATTGCAAATGGATGGGGATTTGCAGATGCCCTAAGTATATCCAGTGTAGCCGCTTCAAGAGGATATCCTATACTTATGACAGGAGATGCTTATCTTCCAGAGGAAACCAAAAGCCTTATTTCAGATATCAATCCTAGTGATGTTTACATAATAGGTGGACAAGGTTCTGTAAAAGATGGAGTAATAAACCAGTTAAAATCTCTTGTACCATCTTTAAAAGACAACAACATAATAAGAGTAGATGGACAAACCAGATATGATACTTCACTAAATATATGTAAATATTTTAATTTGGATACAGATACAGCTGTACTGGCCAGCGGTGCAAACTTTCCCGATGCATTATCTGGAAGTGCTCTGGCTTCTAAATTAAATGCACCTGTAATTCTTACAGACGGCAGTGACATATCTAATCAAAAGACTTTTATAGATGAAAAAGCATATAAAAACATAATTCTTTTAGGTGGCATAGGTTCCATAGATTTACCTGTGGAGTATTTATTAAAAGACCCGTCAGCTGTACCACAGCTTGAAAAGGACTATATAAATAATTTAAAAAGTCACTGTGAATCCTATAAAAGTGAAAACAGTAATGCTTCAAACCAGTTGACCCAAGTATATAATGATATTATTTCCATAATGACAAACTTGGATTCTGCATCCAGTATTGATGAAGTATCTCAGGAGCTTGAACAACTAATTCAGTCATTTCAACAGGGCAGCTCCTATCTATCCACTTATAAAAATAATTTGACTACATTGAGAGATGAGGTATCAAACCTTTCAATACCGGAAGGGTTGGAAACTTTAAACAAACAGTATTTGGATAGTATAGATGTTGAAATTGGAACTATAAATACATCTTTGAATTATACAAATAATTGCACAGATATACTTATTTCTCTTAAAGATGCAGTGGATAATTCAGATTTAGGTAAAATAGATACGGAAGTTAATAAACTTGAGGAGCTGAGCAAAGATACAGAG